Part of the Vigna angularis cultivar LongXiaoDou No.4 chromosome 1, ASM1680809v1, whole genome shotgun sequence genome, ATTTGCAGCTGGAATCAATCAAATTGTACTGCTTCTACTACTATACTATGCATGGTGTACATATCCAACTTCTGAAAATCCCAAATGCTCATTTGGGTTGGTGAAGCTTTCACGGGGTGGAACCATTTCTGGTCTCTTTCTTCACCCACCAGCTCTAAATCCTGTGGCCCACACCCAACCACGTCAAAGCCCACGCATTTCTTCCTCCTCAGCCGGGGCTTCGGTGTCACCTTTCTGCTTTTGCTTTATCTTTCGGAATGCTAATAATGTGAGAGTTTAGCTTCTTGTTGGGGGTGCTGTGCTTCAATAAAACTTCTTTTTTTATACCAAATAGATCTGTCTGCTATGGCTGTTGGGCCAGGAATGGATATGCCGATCATGCATGACAGTGATCGCTACGAACTCCTGCGTGACATTGGTTCTGGCAACTTCGGTGTAGCAAGGCTCATGAGGGACAAGCTCACCGAGGAACTTGTTGCTGTTAAGTATATTGAGAGAGGTGAAAAGGTTTGACATCTACGTTCTCTATCCTTCTTCTGCTACTTATAGCGCAAATCAATCAACCAACTAACCAACAAAAGCTAGTCTCTCGTAACCAACAACCTCTGTTGAACGAGATGTCTAGTTATAATGTTTGATTGTATCTCAATCGGAAGCCTTCCGGAAGATATATAATACATGGggaaaccaaaaataaaaaacgtgcATATCAATGATGTTTGTGCTGTATGTGGGGGTGGAAGTTTGGAACTGAGTTTTTCGTAGGATTTATGCTTTAAGTGTTTTGATTAACTAAAGATTCTCATTTGAAGGATCACTTGATTTGGTTAACTGAGCTTCTCTCTTCAGTTTCTTTCATAGAATTCATGTTGTTGTTACTTCTTTTGGTTACTACTAACGCAAGTTGAATTAAGCGTAACTTTTGCTTGTTATGATCTCGTCAATGTAAAAATTTGGATGATGGCCTTGTTGGTAAAATTGGTTTGGTAGACCTGACGGCAGAGTCATGCTGATTCTTAACAGATAGATGAAAATGTACAGAGAGAAATTATAAATCACAGATCTCTGAGGCATCCTAATATTGTGAGGTTCAAGGAGGTGTGTAAACTCCTAATGTCTCATGCTATTTGTTCGTATGTTAGAAGTATTGTAATTGGTCCTTTGCTTATGTGAGTTTAGGTTATATTGACACCAACACATTTGGCAATTGTAATGGAATATGCTTCTGGAGGAGAGCTATTTGAGCGAATATGCAATGCAGGGCGATTCAGTGAGGATGAGGTTCTCATCTGTTGCATTCATTCATTTGTGTAATGCTACTGCATATGCCTTTAATCTCTGTAATTGTGTGCTGCAGGCACGCTTCTTCTTCCAACAACTTATATCAGGGGTTAGCTATTGTCATGCAATGGTACTTGAACATACACTCTTTTCTTTTACTAGTTATGTTTAGCTCAGAAAAAGGTATCATGAGATAGCTGacttttatttctatattttctgGTCTTCTTTATTGAAGCAAGTATGCCATCGAGACTTGAAGTTGGAAAACACATTGTTGGATGGTAGTCCAGCTCCTCGTTTGAAGATTTGTGATTTTGGCTATTCAAAGGTATATGTAGTTTCATTCTCTACGATGCTTTTTCATTTGTAGTATCTGCATTGAAGGCTGTGGGGCTAAAATTTCAACTGGGCATTGTTTAGAAAGTTAATGAATTTGTAGGTTTCTTCAAGTCCAAGATCAAGCATTCTTTTTTTATCTGACATTTGTTGATAATGGATAAATTTGCACTACCAATGCATCTTGATTGTCCTACTTCTTCAGTCCTCAGTGCTACATTCTCAACCAAAATCTACAGTGGGAACCCCTGCATATATCGCTCCAGAAGTTTTGCTTAAGAAGGAATATGATGGCAAGGTATGTTGTAACTTCTATCACTTGGAATTTAGTTAACTTGtgacactttcaaaatttcccatgAAGATGCTGTTGATTTAGGTTGagttttaatagaaaattttaatgTCCATAAGTACCTTTTATTTATGGGTAGAATAAAAGATTTGTGATAACACTAGCTTGGTATACATTAAAACATTTGAAGCCCTGATGTTGATAAACCAGCACTGCATTCTGACATGCTTTTTAATTGTTTACTTCATACTAATGTTGAGACTCAATTTTGAGACAGATTGCAGATGTGTGGTCTTGTGGGGTGACATTATATGTCATGTTGGTGGGAGCATATCCATTTGAGGATCCCGAGGAACCTAAAAATTTCCGCAAGACAATACATGTAGCTaactgcatttttttttttcagtcaaTGTGGTGTACTTTTATGAAATTACTTTTCCTAAACTGATGCATGTTTGTTGCAGAGGATTTTGAATGTTCAGTACTCAATTCCAGACTATGTTCATATATCTCCCGAGTGCCGTCATCTGATATCAAGGATTTTTGTTGCTGATCCTGCAAAAGTAAGTGTTTTTGTCGTTACATTTGTTTAATCTTCATGTATTATCATCATTAAACAATGAACCGAATAGAAATCATTACGAATACGTTTCAAGCTAATTATTATGATAGCCAACAAACTTATATTGATAGCAGTTTTTAATCGGACGATCTCCTTTTATTGGTTTGAAGGATGATGACATTGACATTTAACATAGAAACTAAAATTGTTTGTACAACAGAGAATAAGTATTCCTGAAATTAGAAACCACGAGTGGTTTTTGAAGAACCTTCCAAGTGATCTGATGGATGGGAATAGCAACAACCAGTTTGAGGAGCCTGATCAACCAATGCAAAGCATTGAAGAAATCATGCAGATAATCAGAGAGGCTACAATTCCTGCAGCTGGATCTCAGTCTCCCAACCATGATCTTACTGGTAGCTTGGATATTGATGAGGACATGGATACAGATCCTGATCTTGACTTAGATAGCAGTGGAGAAATAGTGTATGCCATGTAAGTTGGTGGAAGGCCATTATTCAGCTGATTTTGAGAGTCAATACAGTGTTATGTCTAAAGGTTCTTCATTGCTTTGtgaaatatttacaaatatactTCACTTTCTACCATGAAGGATTGTGTTATGGAATTTTCCTTGTGCTGGGAGAAATCCATCCTGCTTGCATTTAAGTTGTACTGATCTTACCTCGTTACTTGATGTTTTTTATACTTGGGTTATTTTTATATACAGTGTGAATTGGTCTTCTTTATCTTTTGGATGAGGTTCTTTCAGTGCTTTTAATAGCattctttaattaaaacttaagtgtaagtttataatttatgttGTGCGaacatttattttgtaaattaccaaaataaaactgaaattcTAAATGAGAAACACATAATTGCGTCTACATTTTGTTGTCTGTTTATAGAGTTTCCTTCCCCTTTtcatgacatatatatatataaagtggGAACATGTGAAATGAGAACGGTCACACATATACTGAAAGATTAGGAATatatggttttttatttttgctacactagtaattttatgattttcataaaatatatagatattattcaaaaatcaaatattaacatatcattaattattaaaagggGTAAATCTAACATTTACAGAGactaaaactttatttttatacctaaaaatacataaataaatatattctttataaatttttaatatatatttgtctaaaagatatttttatgtcaaattttaTTGTCAAATTACTTAACATGAAATATACGACGTAGATACTATCAAGACCCAAGGAGTCTAATCTTTTTAAAGtgttttaatgataaaaaatattgaacgtAATATGTTATATGAAGTTTCGTAATGAAACGATCAACACTAACAAATTAAGAACCTAAACCTCTTATGAGAGTAATCAGGAGTATGAATGCCTACTTTCTCTTAATAAACGATCTAGTCTAGTATTTCCTTCAAGTGTTCTACTTAGTATTTTAGTAAGGGTATCATTTTTATGTCTAAGGGATTCTAAGTAATTTATGTTCTTGGCTACTATTATATCTTCTATAAGCTTCTTATTTTGTTGCCTAGTTTCTTCCTTATCCTATTCTGAGACACTCAACTCTATCCTAACATTTTTTTGTAGTGTCTTCACATTATCTCTAGATGTAGTTACTTTCTCTTTTAGATTATTTCTGTGTGAGGAGTTCTATTCGTTGATTAC contains:
- the LOC108330572 gene encoding serine/threonine-protein kinase SRK2E; the encoded protein is MAVGPGMDMPIMHDSDRYELLRDIGSGNFGVARLMRDKLTEELVAVKYIERGEKIDENVQREIINHRSLRHPNIVRFKEVILTPTHLAIVMEYASGGELFERICNAGRFSEDEARFFFQQLISGVSYCHAMQVCHRDLKLENTLLDGSPAPRLKICDFGYSKSSVLHSQPKSTVGTPAYIAPEVLLKKEYDGKIADVWSCGVTLYVMLVGAYPFEDPEEPKNFRKTIHRILNVQYSIPDYVHISPECRHLISRIFVADPAKRISIPEIRNHEWFLKNLPSDLMDGNSNNQFEEPDQPMQSIEEIMQIIREATIPAAGSQSPNHDLTGSLDIDEDMDTDPDLDLDSSGEIVYAM